In Wenyingzhuangia fucanilytica, the following are encoded in one genomic region:
- a CDS encoding polysaccharide biosynthesis tyrosine autokinase produces the protein MSTKNIKDLTKEFGSIDIKSYLLKVFSYWKLFVLSVVISLAFAKYKNMMGTDTYKISSLITIDEKSNPMLSSSTNISFKWGGASDMVESIKADFKSRTHNEKVVSELQFYTNYLQKEKILLETRYKDVYGYTPFVIRINNPDGYQVQGHKIQLIFTDENTVEVSLDLNEQSSFLNLYNYTNHTSKSIDLNTNNYTQSFDLKKSIITPFCDFDIHLVNKPTLNTPYYISFSSFNGTVASYQRIDINTAVTGTSLLNLSIQGANKKRLIDYINKTIYLLGEAEKETKIEYAVKTKTFIDSLFGIESKNLQNIEDQLISFKSKNALNLSSEGEQAYQEILNYTNLQKEIKNNTELLLRLKNNALTNDVDIKNIPLTELGDVGLQTSISELINFLLLKEKLLSNHIYPTHPEFIDLENKIKLSKQNIKSRIDALIEYNAIKSNKATEELNKVKTSIKDLPLKEYQLIQLEKNYTISESNFNLLKQKSYEAGAAIAANSSSIKIIDNAKDIGQGPLAKKSSFNYIVAILLAIILPLIFITIIEALDDNIYTVEQLERLYHIPVLGVVGKNKNKSNLVLLNSPKSSVSESYRALRSNIPYLFHKEDVQKPNKTILCTSSISGEGKTVTSMNIASSFALSGKKTILLGFDLRKPKIHRDFDLENEFGLVDYIIGQQSLDQVTQKTEVENLDIIVTGTIPPNPSELILSQATKDLFVNLKRKYDYIIIDTPPIGLVSDALDLMDYSDANIYVTRQGYTKKGMMKMIDQKYTNNEVKNIAFIINDFAQTSKYGYRYGYGYGYGYGSYSYGYHAEEKLSLRTRIKNILNPKKGI, from the coding sequence ATGTCTACCAAAAACATAAAAGACCTAACCAAGGAATTTGGATCTATTGATATAAAAAGTTACCTACTAAAAGTTTTTAGTTATTGGAAACTTTTTGTTCTATCTGTTGTGATATCGCTAGCATTTGCTAAGTATAAAAACATGATGGGTACTGATACTTATAAAATCTCTAGTTTAATTACTATTGATGAAAAATCTAACCCAATGTTATCATCTAGCACCAACATTTCTTTTAAATGGGGTGGAGCGAGCGATATGGTTGAGTCTATTAAAGCCGATTTTAAATCGAGAACTCATAACGAAAAAGTAGTTTCTGAATTACAGTTTTACACTAACTATTTACAAAAAGAAAAAATACTTTTAGAAACTAGGTACAAAGATGTTTATGGTTACACTCCTTTTGTTATTAGAATTAACAATCCTGATGGGTATCAAGTACAAGGGCATAAAATTCAACTTATTTTTACCGATGAAAATACTGTAGAAGTATCTTTAGATTTAAATGAACAAAGTAGTTTTCTTAACTTATACAACTACACAAATCACACATCAAAATCAATTGATTTAAACACGAACAACTACACTCAATCTTTTGATCTTAAAAAAAGTATTATCACTCCTTTTTGTGATTTTGACATCCATTTGGTAAATAAACCAACTTTAAACACCCCTTACTATATTAGTTTTAGCTCTTTTAATGGAACTGTAGCTTCATACCAAAGAATTGATATCAATACTGCTGTTACAGGTACTTCTTTACTAAACTTAAGTATACAAGGTGCTAACAAAAAACGTTTGATTGATTATATCAACAAAACCATTTACCTACTTGGAGAAGCTGAAAAAGAAACCAAAATTGAATACGCTGTAAAAACCAAAACTTTTATAGATTCTTTGTTTGGTATAGAGTCTAAAAACTTACAAAACATAGAAGATCAATTAATTAGTTTTAAATCTAAAAACGCTCTTAATTTATCTAGTGAAGGAGAACAAGCTTATCAAGAAATTTTAAATTACACCAACCTACAAAAGGAAATAAAAAACAATACAGAATTATTGTTGAGGCTTAAAAACAATGCCCTTACCAATGATGTTGATATTAAAAACATTCCTTTAACCGAGTTAGGAGATGTAGGATTACAAACTAGCATTTCTGAGTTGATTAATTTTTTATTGTTAAAAGAAAAACTACTATCTAATCACATTTACCCTACTCATCCAGAGTTTATAGATTTAGAGAATAAAATAAAACTTTCTAAACAAAACATTAAAAGTAGAATTGATGCTTTAATAGAATACAACGCTATTAAATCTAACAAAGCAACCGAGGAACTAAACAAGGTTAAAACCTCTATTAAAGATTTACCACTTAAAGAATATCAACTTATACAATTAGAAAAAAATTACACTATTTCTGAAAGTAACTTTAACCTTTTAAAACAAAAAAGTTACGAAGCAGGAGCGGCCATTGCAGCCAATTCTTCTAGCATTAAGATTATTGATAATGCAAAAGATATTGGTCAAGGTCCTTTAGCTAAAAAATCATCATTTAATTATATAGTTGCTATTTTATTAGCCATTATATTACCATTGATTTTTATCACTATTATAGAAGCTTTAGACGATAATATTTATACTGTAGAGCAACTAGAACGTTTATATCATATTCCTGTATTAGGAGTTGTAGGAAAAAACAAAAACAAATCTAATTTGGTATTGTTAAATAGTCCTAAATCATCGGTATCAGAATCGTACAGAGCTTTAAGATCAAACATTCCTTATTTATTTCACAAAGAAGATGTTCAAAAACCAAACAAAACCATTCTTTGTACTTCCTCTATTAGTGGTGAAGGAAAAACAGTAACCTCTATGAACATTGCTAGTTCTTTTGCACTAAGTGGTAAAAAAACTATTTTGTTAGGGTTTGATTTAAGAAAACCTAAAATTCATAGAGATTTTGATTTAGAAAATGAGTTTGGTTTGGTAGATTATATTATTGGGCAACAATCATTAGATCAAGTGACTCAAAAAACAGAGGTCGAAAACCTTGACATTATTGTAACAGGAACCATCCCTCCTAACCCTTCGGAATTAATTCTTAGTCAAGCGACTAAAGACTTGTTTGTAAATTTAAAGAGAAAATACGATTATATTATTATTGATACTCCACCTATTGGACTTGTTTCTGATGCTTTAGATTTGATGGATTATTCTGATGCCAATATCTATGTTACTAGGCAAGGCTACACCAAAAAAGGAATGATGAAAATGATAGATCAAAAATACACGAACAATGAAGTAAAAAACATTGCTTTTATTATTAATGATTTTGCACAAACCTCTAAATATGGATACAGATACGGATATGGTTACGGTTACGGATACGGTTCTTATTCATACGGATATCACGCAGAAGAAAAGCTATCTTTAAGAACTCGAATTAAAAACATTCTTAATCCTAAAAAAGGAATATAA
- a CDS encoding polysaccharide biosynthesis/export family protein produces MKKLLIAFLSLSFLISCVSNKRITYLQGNTSEKIYNLQHKTFKTQVNDILIIKVSSKDTELTEFFNSLANSSQQAGGGININPYLTGYRIDTHGNIRLPYIGEMNVLGFSIDEIRIKIEKELSKYIQNTDSYFVDVKYAGIKYTILGEIGKPGTNYLMQYEANIIDAIANSGDVTEYGNRTNVEVIRQEEDGLRKYEIDLTDINTFNSDVFLIKNNDIINIKPIKQKPIGVGTTGLSVFNTVLSTFTVIVTTFLFINSL; encoded by the coding sequence ATGAAAAAACTCCTTATTGCCTTTCTATCATTAAGTTTTTTAATTTCTTGTGTTAGCAACAAAAGAATCACCTATTTACAAGGGAACACTTCTGAAAAAATATACAATTTACAGCACAAAACTTTTAAGACACAGGTTAATGATATCCTTATTATTAAAGTTTCTTCTAAAGACACTGAGCTAACCGAGTTCTTTAATTCTTTAGCCAATAGCAGCCAACAAGCTGGTGGTGGAATAAACATCAATCCTTATTTAACAGGATACCGAATTGATACTCATGGAAACATTAGACTTCCTTATATTGGAGAAATGAATGTTTTGGGATTTAGCATAGATGAAATTAGAATTAAAATTGAAAAAGAACTTTCTAAATACATTCAAAACACCGATAGCTATTTTGTTGATGTAAAATATGCAGGAATTAAATACACTATTCTTGGAGAAATTGGAAAGCCTGGAACCAACTATTTAATGCAATACGAAGCAAATATTATTGATGCCATTGCAAACTCTGGTGATGTTACAGAATATGGTAACAGAACCAATGTAGAAGTTATTAGACAAGAAGAAGATGGTTTAAGAAAATACGAAATAGATTTAACTGATATCAATACCTTTAATTCAGATGTTTTTTTAATTAAAAACAATGATATCATTAATATCAAACCTATTAAACAAAAGCCTATTGGGGTTGGTACTACTGGCTTGAGTGTGTTTAACACTGTTTTATCAACATTCACTGTTATAGTGACTACATTTTTATTCATTAATTCATTATAA
- a CDS encoding O-methyltransferase: MVKKYIKYLTKSTNEHGVHSPFVFKLVTECIYKKSSSTVVHQYKEYREGLKKSSKTIKVKDLGAGSRVFKNDTRKVSDLVDKVSVSKKYGLLLNRLMNHLHIQSVLELGTSVGLGTAAMCINNSEVKIDTIEGCKETLEVAKNQFEKHDFQSQITSYNSGFDEVLPSLVSQKKYDLIYFDGNHQKEATLKYFEECLESTHNDSVFIFDDIYWSDGMEEAWEVIKNHPKVKVTVDLFKWGLVFFRREQAKEHFKIRF, from the coding sequence ATGGTTAAAAAATACATAAAATACTTAACAAAATCTACCAATGAGCATGGGGTGCATTCTCCATTTGTTTTTAAATTGGTAACAGAGTGCATTTATAAAAAATCATCCAGTACTGTTGTTCATCAATATAAGGAATATAGAGAAGGTTTAAAAAAATCTTCTAAAACTATAAAGGTTAAAGATTTAGGAGCTGGATCTAGAGTGTTTAAAAATGATACAAGAAAAGTATCAGATTTGGTTGATAAAGTAAGTGTTTCTAAAAAATACGGATTGTTATTAAATAGGTTGATGAATCATTTACATATTCAATCTGTTTTAGAGTTAGGAACTTCAGTAGGTTTAGGTACTGCTGCCATGTGTATTAATAATTCAGAAGTTAAAATTGATACTATTGAGGGTTGTAAAGAAACTTTAGAGGTTGCTAAAAACCAATTTGAAAAGCATGATTTTCAATCACAAATTACTTCTTACAACTCGGGTTTTGATGAGGTGTTGCCATCGTTAGTGTCTCAAAAAAAGTATGATTTAATTTATTTTGATGGGAATCATCAAAAAGAAGCTACTTTAAAATATTTTGAAGAATGTTTAGAAAGTACTCACAACGATTCTGTTTTTATTTTTGATGATATTTATTGGTCTGATGGAATGGAAGAAGCTTGGGAAGTGATTAAAAATCATCCTAAGGTAAAAGTAACAGTAGATTTATTTAAATGGGGATTGGTGTTTTTTAGAAGAGAACAAGCTAAAGAACATTTTAAAATTAGATTTTAA
- a CDS encoding cob(I)yrinic acid a,c-diamide adenosyltransferase, with translation MKIYTKTGDAGETSLFGGKRVPKSHIRIDAYGTVDELNSYIGLLRDLEIDNHHKTFLINIQEELFVIGAFLATPEESETLKNGKSRLRLDVFGEKEVAVLEKEIDALDGQLEPMTHFILPGGNVVVSHCHIARTICRRAERICVLLQSEETVNVGILKYLNRLSDYLFVLARMLSKQLQVVETKWIPSKNK, from the coding sequence ATGAAGATTTATACAAAAACAGGTGATGCTGGAGAAACCTCATTATTTGGAGGAAAAAGAGTTCCAAAATCGCATATTAGAATTGATGCTTACGGTACTGTAGATGAATTAAATTCTTATATAGGATTGCTAAGAGATTTAGAAATAGATAATCATCATAAAACGTTTTTAATCAACATTCAAGAAGAATTATTCGTTATCGGAGCTTTTTTAGCTACTCCAGAGGAGAGTGAAACTTTAAAAAACGGTAAAAGTAGGTTAAGATTAGATGTATTTGGAGAAAAAGAAGTGGCTGTGTTAGAAAAGGAAATTGATGCGCTTGATGGTCAACTAGAACCTATGACACATTTTATTTTACCAGGAGGAAATGTAGTGGTGTCACATTGTCACATTGCTAGAACAATTTGTCGTAGGGCAGAGAGAATCTGTGTTTTGTTGCAGTCAGAAGAAACTGTCAATGTTGGTATTCTAAAATATTTAAATAGACTATCAGACTATTTATTTGTGTTGGCACGAATGTTGTCTAAACAGTTACAGGTGGTTGAAACCAAGTGGATTCCATCAAAAAATAAATAA
- a CDS encoding DUF2795 domain-containing protein, with the protein MYWTLELANYLADAPWPASKDELIDFAIRTGAPLEVVENLQSLEDEGEIYDDIVEIWPDYPTEEDYLWNEEEY; encoded by the coding sequence ATGTATTGGACTTTAGAATTAGCTAATTATTTAGCAGATGCACCTTGGCCAGCCTCGAAAGATGAATTGATAGATTTTGCAATAAGAACGGGAGCACCATTAGAAGTTGTAGAAAATTTACAAAGTTTAGAGGACGAGGGTGAAATCTACGATGATATTGTAGAAATTTGGCCTGATTATCCTACTGAAGAAGACTATCTTTGGAACGAGGAAGAATATTAA
- the secA gene encoding preprotein translocase subunit SecA: protein MGILDSVLKVFVGDKQQKDLKLLQPIVGEVRAFEEAFKKLTIDELRAKTVEFKDLIAKETKTIEDEIAALEEKAKTAAIDDKEAIYNQIDVLQDQAYEASEKVLSNIQAEAFAVIKETARRFTENTQIEVTASAYDRELSANNSYVELVGEDKAVWHNSWDASGTQVTWNMVHYDVQLIGGSVLHQGKIAEMMTGEGKTLVATLPIYLNALSGKGVHVVTVNDYLAKRDSAWMAPLFQFHGLTIDCIDNHKSNSPERRKAYNADITYGTNNEFGFDYLRDNMASTMEDLVQRKPNYAIVDEVDSVLIDDARTPLIISGQVQDGDRHEFNELKPKVADIVALQSKYLVGVLANAKKLIKEGDTKEGAFQLLRVYRGLPKNKALIKFLSQEGIRQLLQKTENHYMADNNKEMPVVDKELYFVIEEKNNSIELTEKGIATLSGDQGGDFFVLPDIGVKIGELDQQDISEEEKVAQKEELYRDFSIKSERIHTLNQLLKAYTLFEKDTEYVVMDNKVKIVDEQTGRIMEGRRYSDGLHQAIEAKENVKIEAASQTYATVTLQNYFRMYRKLSGMTGTAITEAGEFWQIYELDVVEIPTNKPIAREDKEDLIYKTQREKYNAVIEDIVKLVEAGRPVLVGTTSVEISELLGRMLSIRKIKHNVLNAKLHKKEADIVAEAGKPGIVTIATNMAGRGTDIKLSDEVKAAGGLAIIGTERHDSRRVDRQLRGRAGRQGDVGSSQFYVSLEDNLMRLFGSDRIAKMMDRMGLEEGEVIQHSMITKSIERAQKKVEENNFGIRKRLLEYDDIMNSQREVVYKRRRHALDGKRLQVDIANMVYDACATIVDDNKLTNDFQNFEFELILNTSMSSPFSKEEFTNTPPQELSDKLYEIVMKHYTDKMARNANSAYPIIKNVFENEGDRYERIVVPFSDGVKTLRVVTDLKKSYESQGAELISDFEKNITLAIIDDEWKDHLRKMDDLKQSVQNASYEQKDPLLIYKFEAFELFKKMLDKINKEVLSFLFKGELPESNQQISEAKEQKVQQNVQVSKQEVLNSSEAANRQAIQNSQGAEQARPETMVREQPKIGRNDKVIIQNVQTGEKKETKFKQAIPLLETGKWVITGLA from the coding sequence ATGGGCATATTAGACTCAGTATTAAAAGTATTTGTTGGAGATAAACAACAAAAAGATTTAAAATTATTACAACCAATAGTTGGTGAAGTAAGAGCTTTTGAAGAAGCTTTTAAAAAATTAACGATTGATGAATTAAGGGCGAAAACAGTTGAGTTTAAAGATTTAATTGCCAAAGAAACCAAAACTATAGAAGATGAAATTGCTGCTTTAGAAGAAAAAGCAAAAACAGCGGCTATAGACGATAAAGAAGCAATCTATAATCAAATTGATGTTTTACAAGATCAAGCTTATGAAGCTTCTGAAAAAGTACTAAGTAACATTCAAGCAGAAGCTTTTGCTGTTATTAAAGAAACTGCTAGAAGATTTACAGAAAACACTCAAATAGAGGTTACTGCAAGTGCATATGATAGAGAGTTGTCTGCTAACAATAGTTATGTGGAGTTAGTAGGAGAGGACAAAGCGGTTTGGCATAACTCATGGGATGCTTCTGGAACTCAAGTAACTTGGAACATGGTTCATTACGATGTTCAGTTAATTGGTGGTTCTGTATTACATCAAGGTAAAATTGCCGAAATGATGACTGGGGAAGGTAAGACATTGGTAGCAACCTTACCAATTTACTTAAACGCATTATCAGGAAAAGGAGTACACGTTGTAACTGTAAACGATTACTTAGCAAAGCGTGATAGTGCTTGGATGGCACCTTTATTTCAGTTCCACGGATTAACGATTGACTGTATAGATAATCACAAATCTAATTCTCCAGAAAGAAGAAAAGCTTATAACGCTGATATTACTTACGGAACAAATAATGAATTTGGTTTTGATTATTTACGTGATAATATGGCTAGTACTATGGAAGACTTGGTACAACGTAAGCCAAATTATGCTATTGTAGATGAGGTGGATTCTGTATTAATTGATGATGCTCGTACACCATTAATTATTTCTGGTCAAGTTCAAGATGGAGATAGACACGAATTTAACGAGTTAAAACCTAAAGTTGCAGATATTGTTGCTTTACAAAGTAAATATTTGGTTGGAGTTTTAGCAAATGCTAAAAAATTAATCAAAGAAGGAGATACTAAAGAAGGAGCTTTTCAATTATTAAGAGTTTATAGAGGTTTACCTAAAAACAAAGCCTTAATTAAGTTTTTGTCTCAAGAAGGGATTAGACAGTTATTACAAAAAACTGAAAATCACTACATGGCAGACAACAACAAAGAAATGCCTGTGGTTGATAAAGAATTGTATTTTGTGATTGAAGAAAAGAACAATTCTATTGAGTTAACAGAAAAAGGTATTGCTACTTTATCAGGAGACCAAGGAGGAGACTTTTTTGTGTTACCAGATATTGGAGTAAAAATTGGAGAGTTAGATCAACAAGATATTTCTGAAGAAGAAAAAGTAGCTCAAAAAGAAGAATTATACAGAGACTTTAGTATTAAGAGTGAAAGAATTCACACTTTAAATCAATTGCTAAAAGCTTATACTTTGTTTGAAAAAGATACAGAGTATGTAGTAATGGATAATAAGGTGAAAATTGTTGATGAGCAAACAGGACGTATCATGGAAGGACGTCGTTACTCTGATGGTTTACACCAAGCAATTGAGGCTAAAGAAAATGTAAAGATTGAAGCAGCTTCTCAAACATACGCAACAGTAACTTTACAAAATTACTTTAGAATGTATCGCAAACTTTCTGGTATGACTGGTACTGCGATTACAGAAGCTGGAGAATTTTGGCAAATTTATGAGTTGGATGTAGTGGAAATTCCAACCAATAAACCTATTGCAAGAGAAGATAAAGAAGATTTAATTTATAAGACACAGCGAGAAAAGTACAATGCTGTTATAGAAGATATTGTAAAACTTGTAGAAGCAGGTAGACCAGTCTTAGTAGGTACAACCTCTGTAGAAATTTCTGAATTATTAGGTAGAATGTTATCTATCAGAAAAATTAAACACAATGTATTAAACGCTAAGTTGCACAAAAAAGAAGCAGATATTGTTGCAGAAGCTGGTAAGCCAGGAATTGTAACTATTGCAACCAACATGGCAGGTCGTGGTACCGATATTAAATTGTCTGATGAAGTAAAAGCAGCAGGTGGTTTGGCTATTATTGGTACAGAACGTCACGATTCTCGTCGTGTAGACCGTCAGTTACGTGGTCGTGCAGGTCGTCAAGGAGATGTAGGTTCTTCTCAATTCTACGTATCTTTAGAAGATAACTTAATGCGTTTGTTTGGTTCTGATAGAATTGCCAAAATGATGGATAGAATGGGATTAGAAGAAGGAGAAGTAATTCAACACTCTATGATTACCAAGTCTATTGAAAGAGCACAGAAAAAAGTAGAAGAAAACAACTTTGGTATACGTAAGCGTTTGTTAGAATATGATGATATTATGAACTCTCAGCGTGAAGTAGTTTACAAACGTAGACGTCATGCTTTAGATGGTAAACGTTTACAAGTAGACATTGCTAACATGGTTTATGATGCTTGTGCAACGATAGTTGATGATAATAAATTAACTAATGATTTTCAGAATTTTGAATTTGAGTTAATTTTAAACACTTCTATGAGTTCTCCTTTTTCTAAAGAAGAATTTACCAATACGCCACCACAAGAATTATCAGATAAGTTGTACGAAATAGTGATGAAACACTATACTGATAAAATGGCTAGAAATGCTAATTCGGCTTATCCAATTATCAAAAATGTTTTTGAAAACGAAGGAGATAGATACGAGCGTATTGTAGTTCCTTTTAGTGATGGAGTAAAAACGTTAAGAGTGGTTACAGATTTAAAAAAATCATATGAATCACAAGGAGCAGAGTTAATTTCTGATTTTGAGAAAAACATCACTTTAGCTATTATTGATGATGAATGGAAAGATCATTTACGTAAAATGGATGATTTAAAGCAATCTGTTCAAAATGCATCATACGAGCAAAAAGATCCTTTATTAATTTATAAGTTTGAAGCTTTTGAGTTGTTCAAAAAGATGTTGGATAAAATAAACAAAGAAGTTTTATCATTCTTGTTTAAAGGAGAATTGCCAGAAAGTAATCAACAGATTTCTGAAGCTAAAGAGCAAAAAGTACAACAGAATGTACAAGTTTCTAAGCAAGAAGTATTAAATTCTTCAGAAGCTGCAAATAGACAAGCTATTCAAAACTCTCAAGGAGCAGAACAGGCTAGACCAGAAACAATGGTGAGAGAGCAGCCAAAAATTGGTAGAAATGATAAAGTAATCATTCAGAATGTGCAAACTGGAGAAAAAAAGGAAACCAAGTTTAAACAAGCAATTCCTTTATTAGAAACAGGTAAGTGGGTTATTACAGGATTGGCTTAA
- a CDS encoding tRNA (cytidine(34)-2'-O)-methyltransferase — protein sequence MSDKNSLNIVLVHPQIPNNTGNIGRLCVGCNAKLHLVKPLGFEITDTKVKRAGLDYWKDLDLTIHESFDDLLKLIDHEERMFLLSARAETSIYETTFKNGDWLVFGKEAKGLSAEIQEQYPNQLRTIPFPGPIRSFNLGNAVAMVLGECLRQF from the coding sequence TTGAGCGATAAGAATTCTTTAAACATCGTATTGGTACATCCACAAATTCCCAATAATACGGGAAATATAGGAAGACTTTGCGTAGGCTGTAACGCAAAATTACATTTGGTAAAACCTTTGGGGTTTGAAATTACGGACACTAAAGTAAAACGAGCTGGTTTAGATTATTGGAAAGATTTAGATCTTACTATTCATGAATCTTTTGATGATTTGTTAAAGCTGATAGATCATGAAGAGAGAATGTTTTTATTGTCTGCAAGAGCAGAAACTTCTATCTATGAAACAACTTTTAAAAATGGAGATTGGTTAGTATTTGGAAAAGAGGCAAAGGGTTTATCTGCAGAAATTCAAGAACAATACCCAAACCAATTAAGAACGATACCTTTTCCGGGACCTATCAGAAGTTTTAATTTAGGAAATGCTGTAGCTATGGTTTTAGGGGAATGTTTAAGACAGTTTTGA
- a CDS encoding glycosyltransferase family protein — protein MKVLYAIQGTGNGHLSRAKDIVPILQKKVDLDVLVSGVQADITLPFNIKYQLQGLSFIFGKKGGVDLWKTVKNSDFNKFRKEMNKINIQQYDLVINDFEPLSAWAAKLNNIPCVSMSHQAAVKAKESPKPKKRDFIGERILKRYAPTNTYYGFHFKKYNSHTFTPVIRKEIRDLHPISGRHYTIYLPAYGDDKLIEFFGQFENTVWHIFSKHTKTSYYHKNLLIEPVNNEAFIKSFETCKGIICGAGFETPAEALYLKKKLLVIPMKNQYEQQCNAAALKTLGVPVIKKLKDKHTQIVHKWIVEEQNIPVDYPDETEKIIDLILSTHSSKSKLS, from the coding sequence ATGAAAGTTCTTTACGCTATACAAGGAACTGGTAACGGACATTTAAGTCGTGCTAAAGACATTGTACCCATACTACAAAAAAAAGTAGACTTAGATGTTTTGGTTAGTGGAGTTCAAGCAGATATTACACTTCCTTTTAACATAAAATATCAACTACAAGGTTTAAGTTTTATTTTTGGAAAAAAAGGTGGGGTTGATTTATGGAAAACAGTTAAAAATTCTGATTTTAATAAATTCCGAAAGGAAATGAACAAGATCAATATTCAACAATATGATTTGGTGATTAATGATTTTGAACCTCTTTCTGCTTGGGCTGCTAAATTAAACAACATTCCATGTGTTTCTATGAGCCACCAAGCAGCTGTAAAAGCTAAAGAAAGTCCAAAACCTAAGAAAAGAGATTTTATAGGAGAACGTATTTTAAAACGTTACGCTCCAACAAATACCTATTACGGATTTCATTTTAAAAAATACAACTCTCATACATTTACTCCTGTTATCCGTAAAGAAATAAGAGATTTGCATCCTATTAGTGGGCGACATTATACCATTTATTTACCCGCCTATGGTGATGACAAACTCATTGAGTTTTTTGGTCAATTTGAAAATACCGTTTGGCATATTTTTTCAAAACACACCAAAACCTCATATTATCATAAAAACCTACTGATTGAGCCTGTAAACAACGAAGCTTTTATAAAAAGTTTTGAAACTTGTAAAGGAATTATTTGTGGTGCTGGTTTTGAAACTCCCGCAGAAGCTTTGTATTTAAAAAAGAAATTATTGGTTATTCCTATGAAAAATCAATACGAACAACAATGCAATGCCGCAGCATTAAAAACATTGGGAGTACCAGTCATTAAAAAACTAAAAGACAAACACACCCAAATAGTTCACAAATGGATTGTTGAAGAGCAAAACATTCCTGTTGATTACCCAGATGAAACAGAAAAAATTATTGATTTGATTTTATCTACACATTCCTCTAAATCAAAACTGTCTTAA
- a CDS encoding UDP-2,3-diacylglucosamine diphosphatase, with product MPTTKKKHKRKVDVVVVSDIHLGTYGSRAKELLNYLKTINPKTLILNGDIIDIWQFKKSYFPKAHMKVIKYITSLVTKGTEVYYITGNHDEMLRKFVGFELGNFQLVNKLVLELDGKKAWFFHGDVFDVTMQHSKWLAKLGGVGYDLLIMINTLVNWISEKILGKGRISFSKKIKNSVKSAVKHINNFEDTAADIAILNQYDYVICGHIHQPQHKTISNDKNQSVEYLNSGDWIENLTALEYHKKKWKIYHYQEDEIAQKLNPTDHDHENDLGKADLKNKDLFQQLMQEMNVIDNKLIP from the coding sequence ATGCCTACAACAAAAAAGAAACACAAAAGAAAGGTAGATGTAGTTGTTGTTTCAGACATACACTTAGGTACTTATGGTTCAAGAGCAAAAGAACTATTGAACTACTTAAAAACCATTAACCCTAAAACATTAATTCTTAACGGAGATATTATAGACATATGGCAGTTTAAGAAAAGTTATTTTCCTAAAGCACATATGAAAGTAATAAAATACATTACTTCTTTGGTAACCAAAGGAACAGAGGTTTATTATATTACTGGAAATCACGATGAAATGTTAAGAAAGTTTGTTGGTTTTGAATTAGGAAACTTTCAACTAGTTAACAAACTTGTTTTAGAATTAGATGGTAAAAAGGCCTGGTTTTTTCATGGTGATGTTTTTGATGTAACCATGCAACACTCCAAATGGCTGGCAAAATTAGGTGGCGTTGGTTATGATTTATTGATTATGATTAACACTCTTGTCAATTGGATAAGTGAAAAAATATTAGGAAAAGGAAGAATATCTTTTTCTAAAAAAATAAAAAACAGTGTAAAATCAGCTGTAAAACACATCAATAATTTTGAAGATACTGCTGCTGATATTGCCATCTTAAATCAATATGATTATGTAATCTGTGGACATATTCATCAACCACAACACAAAACCATTAGCAACGATAAAAATCAATCCGTAGAATATTTAAACTCTGGTGATTGGATAGAAAACTTAACGGCTTTAGAATATCATAAAAAGAAGTGGAAAATTTACCATTATCAAGAAGATGAAATTGCTCAAAAATTAAATCCAACAGACCACGATCACGAAAATGATTTGGGAAAAGCCGATTTAAAAAACAAAGACCTATTTCAGCAATTGATGCAAGAAATGAATGTGATAGACAATAAACTTATTCCATAA